CGCAGGTCAGTATTGGCCGCCACAAACTCAAAGGCAGTGGCCCCCACCTGGTAACTGGCCGGTGTTTTATATACCCCGGCTGAATTATCGTTGGCAATGCTGGCAAAATAGAGTACGCTATCACTGTTGGGGTCAACGGTCAAATGGTTGATACTCTTTTGGCTGGGTGCCTGGCCCAGCAAGCCCCAACTATTCCCCTGATCCGTGCTGCGATAGACAGCGCCAAGGACCGGCGGAAGAGGAAAAAGAAGGGGCTGCGTTGTGGCCACGTAAAGCCACCCCTGGCTGTCAATCGCCATGGCGTTGGGGACATAAAAGAGCATTCCGGGTTGGTTAGGCAGTTCGGTCCAACTCTGGCCCCGGTTGGTAGTCGAGTACACCGTGCCCGCGGCACTGGCAACCGGGGAGAGATCCCCTCCTACCAAAGCATAGGCCCGGTTAACGTTGGTGGGGTCGGCCACAATTTGCATAAATACTTCATTGTCGCTGCCGATATAGGCCTGGGTCCAATTGACCCCGTCGGTGCTGGTATAAACAGTTTCGTTATAGCCGCTGCCGTTATCGGCTTCGCCACCGGCATACATAAAGCCGCCCCCGCTTTCGGCCAGGGTGTGAATATTGGCCGTAATTGGGGTTACATTGGCCAGGTTCCAGGCAGCGCCATTACTGCCGTAAAAGAGGGGCCGGGTGATAGGCGCGCCACCAATTGCGCCGGGGTCTGAACCGGCGATGATCCTGCCAGCGCTGCTGAAGTGGGCCAGGGCAAAGATATTGCTATTGGGTAGCACCACGCTGTTCCAGCTATTGCCCCCATCCGCGCTCCGCCACAGGCGAGAATGTTGCGGTGTAGGCCCACCCACCTGGCCAATCAGGCTGGAGACATAAATATTTTGGCCGTTAGTCACCACAGCGACGGCCGTTAACCCCTGGTGTACACTTTCGTGGTCAACTTCGACGGGCAGGCCGGTTAGTTGCCAAGTTGCGCCGGCATCGGCACTTTTCCACAGGCCGGCGCCGGGTTCAAAATATGCTCCGGAAAACAGGGCATCGCCGGCGCGGGCGTAGAGGGTGGTGGGGTTGGTTGGGACCGCCACAATTTCAAACACCCACCCGCCGTCAACCCCTATTGCCTGCCAGTTGCCGGCAGCGGCCACCAGGCTAATGGCGACAAATACCATCAGGCCGGCCAATCCCAGGCTAACGTTTATCATTAATAGTTTTTTCAACATGGACATTATTTTCCTCCTGAAAACAACTTAAATCAATTCCCCAACCCTGTAAAACGTTGTTAGCAAATATCAACCCCTTTCTAATAGATAAATCTCTTAAAAGTCATACAACTATTACTGAGATGCACGGCCGTGCGTCTCTACAAGAATCCTAATGCCAATTTTGTGAAACGGGTTGTATGAGGTTTATCTGGTTTCCCTATAATAAGGGTTCTATAAACTCATCTAACCTGGGAGAATATAAGAACAGGCTACAAATAGGTTCAAAGTGAGGACACCTGACGGCAAGGTAAAGTGATGAGTTGAGGTTAATGACGATTAGCCATAAAAGGCCTGGCTATTTTTGGAAGCAGGCAGTTTTGTAACCCGGCTTCCAGTTTAACCGATATAGCGGGAAAAAGCAATAGGAAGATTTTTAAACCTGACCGCTAACCCATAACATTTTACCGATACGCCGTTGGCCGCAAGGCCCAGGCCAGCTGGCGCTCAAAGCGCCCCCGCCGGTCCAGAGTATGGGCCAACCCCAGTAACCACTCGATAAGGTGTTCCCGGATATTATCCAACCGGCCGGGCAACGAAGCAATAATCATAGCTCGTAATTCGGGCAGCAGGTCGGCATACTCCGCCGGAAATGTTATCTCGGCCAGGATGGCGGGGTGAACCGGAATAACGGCGGCGTTGAGCCAGGCTTCATCCAGGTAACGCTGGGCGCGAGGCGCGTGATAAAGGTGGGTGATGGCAAAAATTTGGGCCAGGCCGTAAGCGCGGCGCAAGGCCCGCGCCGCTCTCACTTCCAGCATGGTGCAGTTGGCTCGCCGGCGCACAATCAGATAGTCGGCGGGAATCTGGAATTTTTCTAACAAGGTTGATTTCACCACTTTCGCGTCGGGCCGACGCGCCGGCCCGTGAACGTCTGAGGCTACAAAAAGGAGATAAGGTTTGGGCTGCGGGGCGCTATACCACAGGGCGGCGGCCATAGCCACCCGGCCCCGCAATTGTTTATTCTCTTTTTTTGTGCCCTGGCGTTTGCCCATAATGAGAATGGCCGAAGGGGTTTCAGGCCAGGTGAGTTCGTCTTCAGACGCAGAGAGTTTTTGATCCGGTCCCATCACGTATCCTGGGCTAACAAACTTCTGCGTTTGAATGTACCTGATTTGTTAGGGCTGGTCAAGTTGTTGAGTGATTGTGGCTCTGACTCAAAAAAGAGGTTGTCTCTTAAACGCGACAACCTCTTTGGCTGACAATTTATAGGAGATTATTTATTCTTGAGAATAATGGGCAAATAAATGCTCATTTTCTCTGAACTGAACACATACGTGTTGCCCCCCACAATGGCATCAACCAAGGCTACGCCCGGCCCCCCATCAATGGCTTCGTAGATCGTCACCGTGGTCGTATCAACCGACGGCGCATTGACCCACAAGGTGACGGTTTGGGTCTCACTGCCGTACATCGGAATACCGGCAATGGTGCCCGAACTGGCGTTGGTGATGGTTATCACACTGCCCCCGGTCCAGGCAATCCCACTGGATTTGGCATATCCATTCACGCTGGCCCAGCGCCCGGCCAACTCACTGTCCAGGTCCAGCCGCACCGCGTTGGCATCAGGCACATTGGACACATCCACAATGAGGTCAACGGGCTTGGGCGCGCTCTTGATATTGGTCACCTCAAACACAATGGCCCCCACTGCCTGCGCTCCGGCTCCACCGGGAATGATGTCCACATTGCGCTGGCTGAGGTTGTTGTCCCAGGGGATGTCACACTGGTGCACCACCGGGTCATCAGCAGAGTTGATTTCGCCGTGCAAACAGGTGTGACCGG
This Anaerolineae bacterium DNA region includes the following protein-coding sequences:
- a CDS encoding YdcF family protein, with translation MGPDQKLSASEDELTWPETPSAILIMGKRQGTKKENKQLRGRVAMAAALWYSAPQPKPYLLFVASDVHGPARRPDAKVVKSTLLEKFQIPADYLIVRRRANCTMLEVRAARALRRAYGLAQIFAITHLYHAPRAQRYLDEAWLNAAVIPVHPAILAEITFPAEYADLLPELRAMIIASLPGRLDNIREHLIEWLLGLAHTLDRRGRFERQLAWALRPTAYR